One window of the Pyxicephalus adspersus chromosome 5, UCB_Pads_2.0, whole genome shotgun sequence genome contains the following:
- the MC5R gene encoding melanocortin receptor 5 translates to MNISLQQRILDINISNFDGNNTVPTSKTKLSSCDQVVIAAEVFLTLGILSLLENILVIFAIIKNKNLHSPMYFFVCSLAVADMLVSVSNAWETITINLINNKHLVMEDAFVRHIDNVFDSMICISVVASMCSLLAIAIDRYITIFYALRYHNIMTVKRAGAIIACIWTFCTGCGIIFILYYESTYVIICLISMFFTMLFLMVSLYIHMFLLARTHVKRIAALPGYNSVHQRTSMKGAITLTILIGIFIVCWAPFFLHLILMISCPQNLYCVCFMSHFNMYLILIMCNSVIDPLIYAFRSQEMRKTFKEIICCCNMRITCELPSKY, encoded by the coding sequence ATGAACATCTCCCTGCAGCAACGTATACTGGATATTAATATAAGCAACTTCGATGGCAATAACACTGTGCCAACAAGCAAGACAAAGTTATCTTCATGCGATCAAGTAGTAATAGCAGCAGAAGTGTTTTTGACTCTTGGTATTTTAAGCCTCCTTGAAAACATCCTTGTGATTTTTGCCATAATCAAGAACAAGAATTTGCATTCCCCtatgtatttctttgtatgtaGCTTAGCAGTAGCTGATATGCTGGTCAGTGTGTCCAATGCATGGGAAACAATCACAATAaaccttataaataataaacatttagtcATGGAAGATGCCTTTGTACGCCATATTGATAATGTTTTCGATTCCATGATCTGCATATCAGTGGTGGCTTCTATGTGCAGCTTGCTTGCCATAGCTATAGATCGTTACATCACCATTTTCTATGCTTTACGATACCACAATATTATGACTGTGAAGAGGGCTGGAGCCATTATTGCTTGTATATGGACATTCTGCACTGGGTGTGGGATTATCTTTATTCTTTACTATGAATCAACATATGTAATAATATGCCTCATAAGCATGTTCTTCACCATGCTGTTCCTCATGGTATCGTTATATATCCATATGTTCTTGCTGGCACGTACACATGTCAAGAGGATAGCTGCTCTACCAGGCTACAATTCAGTCCACCAGAGGACAAGTATGAAAGGAGCCATTACTCTAACCATATTGATTGGAATTTTTATTGTCTGCTGGGCACCATTCTTTCTCCATCTCATTCTGATGATTTCATGTCCACAAAACCTTTACTGTGTCTGTTTTATGTCCCATTTTAATATGTATCTCATATTAATTATGTGCAATTCTGTCATTGATCCTCTGATATATGCTTTCCGCAGCCAGGAAATGCGAAAGACATTCAAAGAAATCATTTGTTGCTGCAATATGAGAATCACTTGTGAATTGCctagtaaatattaa